One region of Wyeomyia smithii strain HCP4-BCI-WySm-NY-G18 chromosome 3, ASM2978416v1, whole genome shotgun sequence genomic DNA includes:
- the LOC129726902 gene encoding AP-1 complex subunit beta-1 isoform X2 — protein MTMIPIAPIQLRIFDSPGMTDSKYFTTTKKGEIFELKSELNNDKKEKKKEAVKKVIASMTVGKDVSALFPDVVNCMQTDNLELKKLVYLYLMNYAKSQPDMAIMAVNTFVKDLPHSQLVKDCEDTNPLIRALAVRTMGCIRVDKITEYLCEPLRKCLKDEDPYVRKTAAVCVAKLYDISSSMVEDQGFLDQLKDLLSDSNPMVVANAVAALSEINEASANGQPLVEMNSATINKLLTALNECTEWGQVFILDSLANYTPKDEREAQSICERITPRLAHANAAVVLSAIKVLMKLLEILASDSDFCAMLTKKLAPPLVTLLSSEPEVQYVALRNINLIVQKRPDILKHEMKVFFVKYNDPIYVKLEKLDIMIRLANQSNIAQVLSELKEYATEVDVDFVRKAVRAIGRCAIKVEPSAERCVSTLLDLIQTKVNYVVQEAIVVIKDIFRKYPNKYESIISTLCENLDTLDEPEARASMVWIIGEYAERIDNADELLDSFLEGFQDENAQVQLQLLTAVVKLFLKRPADTQELVQHVLSLATQDSDNPDLRDRGFIYWRLLSTDPAAAKEVVLADKPLISEETDLLEPTLLDELICHISSLASVYHKPPTAFVEGRGAGVRKSLPNRSASAAGEEAVPEATVIPNQESLIGDLLSMDIGAPAAPSVPAANTSNVDLLGGGLDILLGGGNPAAETTNNTAAATAGAGGLLGDIFGIGPAASTNMIGIPKIVWLPADKGKGLEIQGTFSRRSGQVYMDMTFTNKAMQAMTGFAIQLNKNSFGLVPGAPLQVAPLQPSQSAETSLALGTTGPVQRMEPLNNLQVAIKNNVDIFYFACLVHGNALFVEDGQLDKRVFLTTWKEIPAANEIQYNLHGISGTADTVAAKMTANNVFTIAKRNVEGQDMLYQSLKLTNNIWVLLELKLSPGSPDATLSLKTRSVEVAAIIFAAYEQIIRSP, from the exons ATGACGATGATTCCAATCGCTCCCATACa ACTTCGTATTTTCGATTCGCCAGGGATGACTGATTCGAAGTATTTTACCACCACCAAAAAGGGTGAAATTTTCGAGCTCAAATCTGAGTTGAACAATGACAAGAAAGAGAAGAAAAAGGAAGCAGTCAAAAAG GTCATTGCCAGCATGACGGTTGGCAAGGACGTTTCGGCACTGTTCCCAGACGTCGTCAACTGCATGCAGACGGATAATCTGGAGCTGAAGAAGCTTGTCTATCTGTATCTGATGAACTACGCCAAATCCCAACCGGACATGGCCATCATGGCTGTTAACACGTTTGTTAAG GATTTGCCACATTCTCAACTCGTCAAG GACTGCGAAGACACCAACCCGTTGATCCGAGCGCTGGCCGTTCGCACGATGGGCTGCATCCGGGTGGACAAGATTACCGAGTATCTGTGCGAACCGTTGCGCAAATGCTTGAAGGACGAAGACCCCTACGTACGCAAGACGGCGGCCGTGTGCGTGGCCAAACTGTACGACATCTCTAGTTCGATG GTGGAGGATCAAGGCTTCCTGGATCAGCTGAAGGATCTTTTGTCCGATTCAAATCCGATGGTGGTTGCCAACGCTGTAGCCGCTCTGAGCGAAATCAACGAAGCTTCGGCAAATGGTCAGCCTCTGGTCGAAATGAATTCCGCTACGATTAACAAGCTTCTCACCGCGCTGAACGAATGCACCGAGTGGGGACAAGTTTTTATACTGGATTCATTGGCAAACTACACACCCAAGGACGAGCGTGAAGCTCAGTCTATATGCGAGCGAATCACTCCTCGGCTAGCCCACGCCAACGCCGCAGTTGTACTGAGTGCCATCAAAGTGCTAATGAAGTTGCTGGAAATTCTAGCCTCCGATAGCGATTTTTGTGCGATGCTTACCAAGAAGCTCGCTCCACCGCTGGTAACTTTGCTCAGCTCTGAACCGGAGGTTCAATATGTTGCCCTTAGGAACATCAATCTGATCGTCCAAAAGCGACCGGACATTCTGAAACATGAGATGAAGGTTTTCTTCGTTAAATATAACGATCCCATCTACGTGAAGCTGGAGAAGCTGGACATTATGATACGATTGGCTAACCAGAGCAACATCGCCCAGGTGTTGAGCGAACTCAAGGAATACGCCACGGAAGTGGATGTGGACTTCGTACGCAAGGCGGTCCGTGCTATCGGACGTTGCGCTATCAAAGTGGAACCCTCAGCCGAGCGTTGTGTCTCGACTCTGCTAGATCTAATCCAAACCAAGGTAAACTACGTCGTACAGGAAGCCATTGTCGTCATCAAAGACATCTTCCGTAAGTATCCTAACAAGTATGAGAGTATTATCAGTACATTGTGCGAAAATTTGGACACTCTGGATGAGCCGGAAGCCCGTGCTTCCATGGTTTGGATTATCGGCGAATATGCTGAACGAATTGACAATGCGGATGAACTGCTCGATAGCTTCCTGGAAGGTTTTCAGGATGAAAACGCACAAGTTCAACTGCAGCTGCTCACAGCGGTAGTGAAACTATTCCTCAAGCGCCCGGCGGACACCCAAGAGCTGGTCCAACATGTTCTCTCGCTGGCTACACAAGATTCCGACAATCCGGATCTTCGCGATCGTGGCTTCATTTACTGGCGTCTGCTATCCACTGATCCAGCTGCTGCAAAGGAGGTAGTACTAGCGGATAAGCCTCTCATTTCAGAGGAAACTGATCTACTGGAGCCTACTCTGTTGGATGAGTTGATCTGCCACATCAGTTCATTGGCAAGTGTCTATCACAAACCACCAACGGCATTCGTTGAGGGGCGAGGTGCCGGAGTTCGCAAGAGTCTACCGAATCGTTCGGCTTCCGCCGCTGGCGAGGAAGCAGTTCCAGAAGCAACAGTTATTCCAAATCAGGAATCTCTCATCGGTGATCTGCTATCAATGGATATCGGAGCACCTGCTGCACCGTCGGTGCCAGCCGCCAACACTAGTAACGTTGACCTTCTCGGTGGTGGATTGGATATCCTGTTGGGAGGGGGAAATCCAGCTGCTGAAACGACAAACAACACAGCAGCGGCTACTGCAGGCGCTGGTGGTTTACTGGGAGACATCTTCGGAATCGGTCCCGCTGCCTCAACAAACATGATCGGAATCCCGAAAATCGTTTGGCTACCCGCCGACAAGGGTAAAGGACTGGAAATTCAGGGCACTTTCTCTCGCCGTTCGGGCCAAGTTTATATGGACATGACTTTCACCAACAAAGCAATGCAAGCAATGACCGGTTTCGCTATTCAACTGAACAAAAACAGTTTCGGTTTAGTCCCGGGTGCTCCCCTGCAAGTGGCCCCTCTGCAACCATCACAGTCAGCTGAAACTTCCCTAGCACTCGGCACAACCGGCCCTGTGCAGCGAATGGAACCACTGAACAATCTGCAGGTTGCCATCAAAAACAACGTGGACATTTTCTACTTCGCTTGCCTGGTCCACGGTAACGCGCTCTTCGTCGAAGACGGTCAGCTGGATAAACGTGTGTTCTTGACCACCTGGAAGGAAATTCCCGCCGCCAACGAGATTCAGTACAATCTACACGGAATCAGTGGCACCGCAGACACAGTTGCCGCGAAGATGACCGCGAACAATGTGTTCACCATTGCTAAGCGCAATGTCGAAGGTCAGGATATGCTTTACCAATCACTGAAGCTAACAAACAACATTTGGGTTCTACTCGAGCTGAAACTATCGCCCGGAAGTCCCGACGCCACACTTAGTCTCAAGACACGTTCCGTGGAGGTGGCCGCAATCATATTCGCTGCCTACGAGCAGATCATTCGATCGCCCTAA
- the LOC129726902 gene encoding AP-1 complex subunit beta-1 isoform X1 — translation MTMIPIAPIQLRIFDSPGMTDSKYFTTTKKGEIFELKSELNNDKKEKKKEAVKKVIASMTVGKDVSALFPDVVNCMQTDNLELKKLVYLYLMNYAKSQPDMAIMAVNTFVKDLPHSQLVKDCEDTNPLIRALAVRTMGCIRVDKITEYLCEPLRKCLKDEDPYVRKTAAVCVAKLYDISSSMNVSPFQVEDQGFLDQLKDLLSDSNPMVVANAVAALSEINEASANGQPLVEMNSATINKLLTALNECTEWGQVFILDSLANYTPKDEREAQSICERITPRLAHANAAVVLSAIKVLMKLLEILASDSDFCAMLTKKLAPPLVTLLSSEPEVQYVALRNINLIVQKRPDILKHEMKVFFVKYNDPIYVKLEKLDIMIRLANQSNIAQVLSELKEYATEVDVDFVRKAVRAIGRCAIKVEPSAERCVSTLLDLIQTKVNYVVQEAIVVIKDIFRKYPNKYESIISTLCENLDTLDEPEARASMVWIIGEYAERIDNADELLDSFLEGFQDENAQVQLQLLTAVVKLFLKRPADTQELVQHVLSLATQDSDNPDLRDRGFIYWRLLSTDPAAAKEVVLADKPLISEETDLLEPTLLDELICHISSLASVYHKPPTAFVEGRGAGVRKSLPNRSASAAGEEAVPEATVIPNQESLIGDLLSMDIGAPAAPSVPAANTSNVDLLGGGLDILLGGGNPAAETTNNTAAATAGAGGLLGDIFGIGPAASTNMIGIPKIVWLPADKGKGLEIQGTFSRRSGQVYMDMTFTNKAMQAMTGFAIQLNKNSFGLVPGAPLQVAPLQPSQSAETSLALGTTGPVQRMEPLNNLQVAIKNNVDIFYFACLVHGNALFVEDGQLDKRVFLTTWKEIPAANEIQYNLHGISGTADTVAAKMTANNVFTIAKRNVEGQDMLYQSLKLTNNIWVLLELKLSPGSPDATLSLKTRSVEVAAIIFAAYEQIIRSP, via the exons ATGACGATGATTCCAATCGCTCCCATACa ACTTCGTATTTTCGATTCGCCAGGGATGACTGATTCGAAGTATTTTACCACCACCAAAAAGGGTGAAATTTTCGAGCTCAAATCTGAGTTGAACAATGACAAGAAAGAGAAGAAAAAGGAAGCAGTCAAAAAG GTCATTGCCAGCATGACGGTTGGCAAGGACGTTTCGGCACTGTTCCCAGACGTCGTCAACTGCATGCAGACGGATAATCTGGAGCTGAAGAAGCTTGTCTATCTGTATCTGATGAACTACGCCAAATCCCAACCGGACATGGCCATCATGGCTGTTAACACGTTTGTTAAG GATTTGCCACATTCTCAACTCGTCAAG GACTGCGAAGACACCAACCCGTTGATCCGAGCGCTGGCCGTTCGCACGATGGGCTGCATCCGGGTGGACAAGATTACCGAGTATCTGTGCGAACCGTTGCGCAAATGCTTGAAGGACGAAGACCCCTACGTACGCAAGACGGCGGCCGTGTGCGTGGCCAAACTGTACGACATCTCTAGTTCGATG AACGTTTCCCCATTCCAGGTGGAGGATCAAGGCTTCCTGGATCAGCTGAAGGATCTTTTGTCCGATTCAAATCCGATGGTGGTTGCCAACGCTGTAGCCGCTCTGAGCGAAATCAACGAAGCTTCGGCAAATGGTCAGCCTCTGGTCGAAATGAATTCCGCTACGATTAACAAGCTTCTCACCGCGCTGAACGAATGCACCGAGTGGGGACAAGTTTTTATACTGGATTCATTGGCAAACTACACACCCAAGGACGAGCGTGAAGCTCAGTCTATATGCGAGCGAATCACTCCTCGGCTAGCCCACGCCAACGCCGCAGTTGTACTGAGTGCCATCAAAGTGCTAATGAAGTTGCTGGAAATTCTAGCCTCCGATAGCGATTTTTGTGCGATGCTTACCAAGAAGCTCGCTCCACCGCTGGTAACTTTGCTCAGCTCTGAACCGGAGGTTCAATATGTTGCCCTTAGGAACATCAATCTGATCGTCCAAAAGCGACCGGACATTCTGAAACATGAGATGAAGGTTTTCTTCGTTAAATATAACGATCCCATCTACGTGAAGCTGGAGAAGCTGGACATTATGATACGATTGGCTAACCAGAGCAACATCGCCCAGGTGTTGAGCGAACTCAAGGAATACGCCACGGAAGTGGATGTGGACTTCGTACGCAAGGCGGTCCGTGCTATCGGACGTTGCGCTATCAAAGTGGAACCCTCAGCCGAGCGTTGTGTCTCGACTCTGCTAGATCTAATCCAAACCAAGGTAAACTACGTCGTACAGGAAGCCATTGTCGTCATCAAAGACATCTTCCGTAAGTATCCTAACAAGTATGAGAGTATTATCAGTACATTGTGCGAAAATTTGGACACTCTGGATGAGCCGGAAGCCCGTGCTTCCATGGTTTGGATTATCGGCGAATATGCTGAACGAATTGACAATGCGGATGAACTGCTCGATAGCTTCCTGGAAGGTTTTCAGGATGAAAACGCACAAGTTCAACTGCAGCTGCTCACAGCGGTAGTGAAACTATTCCTCAAGCGCCCGGCGGACACCCAAGAGCTGGTCCAACATGTTCTCTCGCTGGCTACACAAGATTCCGACAATCCGGATCTTCGCGATCGTGGCTTCATTTACTGGCGTCTGCTATCCACTGATCCAGCTGCTGCAAAGGAGGTAGTACTAGCGGATAAGCCTCTCATTTCAGAGGAAACTGATCTACTGGAGCCTACTCTGTTGGATGAGTTGATCTGCCACATCAGTTCATTGGCAAGTGTCTATCACAAACCACCAACGGCATTCGTTGAGGGGCGAGGTGCCGGAGTTCGCAAGAGTCTACCGAATCGTTCGGCTTCCGCCGCTGGCGAGGAAGCAGTTCCAGAAGCAACAGTTATTCCAAATCAGGAATCTCTCATCGGTGATCTGCTATCAATGGATATCGGAGCACCTGCTGCACCGTCGGTGCCAGCCGCCAACACTAGTAACGTTGACCTTCTCGGTGGTGGATTGGATATCCTGTTGGGAGGGGGAAATCCAGCTGCTGAAACGACAAACAACACAGCAGCGGCTACTGCAGGCGCTGGTGGTTTACTGGGAGACATCTTCGGAATCGGTCCCGCTGCCTCAACAAACATGATCGGAATCCCGAAAATCGTTTGGCTACCCGCCGACAAGGGTAAAGGACTGGAAATTCAGGGCACTTTCTCTCGCCGTTCGGGCCAAGTTTATATGGACATGACTTTCACCAACAAAGCAATGCAAGCAATGACCGGTTTCGCTATTCAACTGAACAAAAACAGTTTCGGTTTAGTCCCGGGTGCTCCCCTGCAAGTGGCCCCTCTGCAACCATCACAGTCAGCTGAAACTTCCCTAGCACTCGGCACAACCGGCCCTGTGCAGCGAATGGAACCACTGAACAATCTGCAGGTTGCCATCAAAAACAACGTGGACATTTTCTACTTCGCTTGCCTGGTCCACGGTAACGCGCTCTTCGTCGAAGACGGTCAGCTGGATAAACGTGTGTTCTTGACCACCTGGAAGGAAATTCCCGCCGCCAACGAGATTCAGTACAATCTACACGGAATCAGTGGCACCGCAGACACAGTTGCCGCGAAGATGACCGCGAACAATGTGTTCACCATTGCTAAGCGCAATGTCGAAGGTCAGGATATGCTTTACCAATCACTGAAGCTAACAAACAACATTTGGGTTCTACTCGAGCTGAAACTATCGCCCGGAAGTCCCGACGCCACACTTAGTCTCAAGACACGTTCCGTGGAGGTGGCCGCAATCATATTCGCTGCCTACGAGCAGATCATTCGATCGCCCTAA
- the LOC129726902 gene encoding AP-2 complex subunit beta isoform X4 produces MTMIPIAPIQLRIFDSPGMTDSKYFTTTKKGEIFELKSELNNDKKEKKKEAVKKVIASMTVGKDVSALFPDVVNCMQTDNLELKKLVYLYLMNYAKSQPDMAIMAVNTFVKDCEDTNPLIRALAVRTMGCIRVDKITEYLCEPLRKCLKDEDPYVRKTAAVCVAKLYDISSSMVEDQGFLDQLKDLLSDSNPMVVANAVAALSEINEASANGQPLVEMNSATINKLLTALNECTEWGQVFILDSLANYTPKDEREAQSICERITPRLAHANAAVVLSAIKVLMKLLEILASDSDFCAMLTKKLAPPLVTLLSSEPEVQYVALRNINLIVQKRPDILKHEMKVFFVKYNDPIYVKLEKLDIMIRLANQSNIAQVLSELKEYATEVDVDFVRKAVRAIGRCAIKVEPSAERCVSTLLDLIQTKVNYVVQEAIVVIKDIFRKYPNKYESIISTLCENLDTLDEPEARASMVWIIGEYAERIDNADELLDSFLEGFQDENAQVQLQLLTAVVKLFLKRPADTQELVQHVLSLATQDSDNPDLRDRGFIYWRLLSTDPAAAKEVVLADKPLISEETDLLEPTLLDELICHISSLASVYHKPPTAFVEGRGAGVRKSLPNRSASAAGEEAVPEATVIPNQESLIGDLLSMDIGAPAAPSVPAANTSNVDLLGGGLDILLGGGNPAAETTNNTAAATAGAGGLLGDIFGIGPAASTNMIGIPKIVWLPADKGKGLEIQGTFSRRSGQVYMDMTFTNKAMQAMTGFAIQLNKNSFGLVPGAPLQVAPLQPSQSAETSLALGTTGPVQRMEPLNNLQVAIKNNVDIFYFACLVHGNALFVEDGQLDKRVFLTTWKEIPAANEIQYNLHGISGTADTVAAKMTANNVFTIAKRNVEGQDMLYQSLKLTNNIWVLLELKLSPGSPDATLSLKTRSVEVAAIIFAAYEQIIRSP; encoded by the exons ATGACGATGATTCCAATCGCTCCCATACa ACTTCGTATTTTCGATTCGCCAGGGATGACTGATTCGAAGTATTTTACCACCACCAAAAAGGGTGAAATTTTCGAGCTCAAATCTGAGTTGAACAATGACAAGAAAGAGAAGAAAAAGGAAGCAGTCAAAAAG GTCATTGCCAGCATGACGGTTGGCAAGGACGTTTCGGCACTGTTCCCAGACGTCGTCAACTGCATGCAGACGGATAATCTGGAGCTGAAGAAGCTTGTCTATCTGTATCTGATGAACTACGCCAAATCCCAACCGGACATGGCCATCATGGCTGTTAACACGTTTGTTAAG GACTGCGAAGACACCAACCCGTTGATCCGAGCGCTGGCCGTTCGCACGATGGGCTGCATCCGGGTGGACAAGATTACCGAGTATCTGTGCGAACCGTTGCGCAAATGCTTGAAGGACGAAGACCCCTACGTACGCAAGACGGCGGCCGTGTGCGTGGCCAAACTGTACGACATCTCTAGTTCGATG GTGGAGGATCAAGGCTTCCTGGATCAGCTGAAGGATCTTTTGTCCGATTCAAATCCGATGGTGGTTGCCAACGCTGTAGCCGCTCTGAGCGAAATCAACGAAGCTTCGGCAAATGGTCAGCCTCTGGTCGAAATGAATTCCGCTACGATTAACAAGCTTCTCACCGCGCTGAACGAATGCACCGAGTGGGGACAAGTTTTTATACTGGATTCATTGGCAAACTACACACCCAAGGACGAGCGTGAAGCTCAGTCTATATGCGAGCGAATCACTCCTCGGCTAGCCCACGCCAACGCCGCAGTTGTACTGAGTGCCATCAAAGTGCTAATGAAGTTGCTGGAAATTCTAGCCTCCGATAGCGATTTTTGTGCGATGCTTACCAAGAAGCTCGCTCCACCGCTGGTAACTTTGCTCAGCTCTGAACCGGAGGTTCAATATGTTGCCCTTAGGAACATCAATCTGATCGTCCAAAAGCGACCGGACATTCTGAAACATGAGATGAAGGTTTTCTTCGTTAAATATAACGATCCCATCTACGTGAAGCTGGAGAAGCTGGACATTATGATACGATTGGCTAACCAGAGCAACATCGCCCAGGTGTTGAGCGAACTCAAGGAATACGCCACGGAAGTGGATGTGGACTTCGTACGCAAGGCGGTCCGTGCTATCGGACGTTGCGCTATCAAAGTGGAACCCTCAGCCGAGCGTTGTGTCTCGACTCTGCTAGATCTAATCCAAACCAAGGTAAACTACGTCGTACAGGAAGCCATTGTCGTCATCAAAGACATCTTCCGTAAGTATCCTAACAAGTATGAGAGTATTATCAGTACATTGTGCGAAAATTTGGACACTCTGGATGAGCCGGAAGCCCGTGCTTCCATGGTTTGGATTATCGGCGAATATGCTGAACGAATTGACAATGCGGATGAACTGCTCGATAGCTTCCTGGAAGGTTTTCAGGATGAAAACGCACAAGTTCAACTGCAGCTGCTCACAGCGGTAGTGAAACTATTCCTCAAGCGCCCGGCGGACACCCAAGAGCTGGTCCAACATGTTCTCTCGCTGGCTACACAAGATTCCGACAATCCGGATCTTCGCGATCGTGGCTTCATTTACTGGCGTCTGCTATCCACTGATCCAGCTGCTGCAAAGGAGGTAGTACTAGCGGATAAGCCTCTCATTTCAGAGGAAACTGATCTACTGGAGCCTACTCTGTTGGATGAGTTGATCTGCCACATCAGTTCATTGGCAAGTGTCTATCACAAACCACCAACGGCATTCGTTGAGGGGCGAGGTGCCGGAGTTCGCAAGAGTCTACCGAATCGTTCGGCTTCCGCCGCTGGCGAGGAAGCAGTTCCAGAAGCAACAGTTATTCCAAATCAGGAATCTCTCATCGGTGATCTGCTATCAATGGATATCGGAGCACCTGCTGCACCGTCGGTGCCAGCCGCCAACACTAGTAACGTTGACCTTCTCGGTGGTGGATTGGATATCCTGTTGGGAGGGGGAAATCCAGCTGCTGAAACGACAAACAACACAGCAGCGGCTACTGCAGGCGCTGGTGGTTTACTGGGAGACATCTTCGGAATCGGTCCCGCTGCCTCAACAAACATGATCGGAATCCCGAAAATCGTTTGGCTACCCGCCGACAAGGGTAAAGGACTGGAAATTCAGGGCACTTTCTCTCGCCGTTCGGGCCAAGTTTATATGGACATGACTTTCACCAACAAAGCAATGCAAGCAATGACCGGTTTCGCTATTCAACTGAACAAAAACAGTTTCGGTTTAGTCCCGGGTGCTCCCCTGCAAGTGGCCCCTCTGCAACCATCACAGTCAGCTGAAACTTCCCTAGCACTCGGCACAACCGGCCCTGTGCAGCGAATGGAACCACTGAACAATCTGCAGGTTGCCATCAAAAACAACGTGGACATTTTCTACTTCGCTTGCCTGGTCCACGGTAACGCGCTCTTCGTCGAAGACGGTCAGCTGGATAAACGTGTGTTCTTGACCACCTGGAAGGAAATTCCCGCCGCCAACGAGATTCAGTACAATCTACACGGAATCAGTGGCACCGCAGACACAGTTGCCGCGAAGATGACCGCGAACAATGTGTTCACCATTGCTAAGCGCAATGTCGAAGGTCAGGATATGCTTTACCAATCACTGAAGCTAACAAACAACATTTGGGTTCTACTCGAGCTGAAACTATCGCCCGGAAGTCCCGACGCCACACTTAGTCTCAAGACACGTTCCGTGGAGGTGGCCGCAATCATATTCGCTGCCTACGAGCAGATCATTCGATCGCCCTAA